One genomic region from Bombus terrestris chromosome 15, iyBomTerr1.2, whole genome shotgun sequence encodes:
- the LOC100644501 gene encoding BRISC complex subunit FAM175B, translating to MADSDFLITISGPALSLLFYENVRSSGSQMGFLLGETLEFVRKTDTDLYNQVETVKIYSNIEAVVTCPLPDSLHNSIGKINKEKLRDFLRDKSKQVIGWFHFRKDVGLIPTFRDKLLHKEFSSYFSNENGCKEEFFVTCLLSSSTSSEKGTYKFKHVFLRQKKWTFEPVPLRISNLGSNSFAHEGSDYKPTPTKKSSDMPDVFANFIDSLNLDLTKTSAVESAITIQKAAEEHLSQLIPDLCKSDLEVAELERQVKEFMLIKKTKVNSNSNNVTDSYESEKDEFTDARQKSGKTSPSRIEPLDDTFQESRTIKDHSTAPSQTMTAHKPKNSAICTEQNVDQGKSRRSTTSIMNSPSQEPPPINSVSEIKVNVTENVSSKNRRFSNIESEIVKESICRGETNVSGVGRGRGKLLQDYIGLKKARRTSGPESSEANSVQNTSLQMSYNQITKKKADSVRKSDATNNH from the exons ATGGCGGATAGTGATTTTCTCATTACAATTTCAGGTCCCGCTCTATCATTGTTGTTTTATGAAAATGTTCGCAGCAGTGGGAGCcag ATGGGCTTTTTGCTAGGAGAAACACTTGAATTTGTTAGGAAAACAGACACAGATTTATACAATCAAGTAGAAACAGTGAAAATATACAGTA ATATTGAAGCTGTTGTAACTTGTCCATTACCAGATTCTTTACACAACTCTATTGGCAAAATTAATAAGGAAAAGTTAAGGGACTTTTTACGAGATAAGAGTAAACAAGTGATAGGTTGGTTCCACTTCAGAAAAGATGTAGGATTGATACCTACATTTAGGGACAAATTATTGCATAAAGAATTCTCGTCATATTTTTCCAATGAAAATGGTTGCAAAGAAGAATTTTTTGTTACATGTTTATTAAGTTCCTCAACGAGTAGTGAAAAGGGAACATACAAATTTAAACATGTCTTTTTAAGACAAAAAAAATG GACATTTGAACCAGTTCCTTTACGAATAAGTAACTTAGGAAGTAATTCATTTGCACATGAAGGTTCAGATTATAAACCTACTCCTACCAAAAAATCATCTGATATGCCAGATGTATTTGCTAACTTTATAGACTCTTTAAA tttggaCTTAACGAAGACGTCTGCTGTTGAAtctgctattactatacaaaaaGCAGCTGAAGAGCATTTGAGTCAATTAATACCAGACTTATGTAAGTCTGATCTTGAAGTAGCAGAGCTTGAAAGACAAGTTAAGGAATTCATGCTTATCAAAAAGACAAAAGTTAATAGTAATTCAAATAATGTAACTGATTCCTACGAGTCTGAAAAAGATGAATTTACGGACGCAAGACAGAAATCAGGAAAAACATCTCCATCCAGAATTGAACCTTTAGATGATACTTTTCAAGAATCTCGGACAATAAAGGACCATTCTACTGCACCT AGTCAAACAATGACTGCTCATAAACCGAAGAATTCAGCAATATGTACTGAACAGAATGTTGATCAAGGCAAATCGAGGAGGTCCACCACAAGTATAATGAACAGTCCGAGTCAAGAACCGCCGCCTATAAATTCCGTTTCAGAAATAAAAGTTAATGTCACAGAAAATGTATCAAGTAAGAACAGACGTTTTTCTAATATAGAATCAGAAATCGTGAAAGAATCGATCTGTAGAGGTGAAACGAACGTAAGTGGTGTTGGAAGAGGCAGAGGTAAATTGCTGCAAGACTACATAGGACTGAAAAAAGCTAGAAGGACTTCAGGCCCAGAATCATCTGAGGCAAATAGTGTACAGAATACTTCCCTTCAAATGTCTTACAATCAGATTACGAAGAAAAAAGCAGACAGTGTACGTAAATCGGATGCAACTAATAATCATTGA